The DNA region GTGATCTTCAAAGACGAGATCCGCAGCGGCCTGCGCAACCTGTGGATCACCGCGATCGTGCTCATGGTGTTCGCGGTGTTCCTCGCCGTGGCCGACGAGACCGCCAAACTCGAGCGGAACACGCTGACCATGAAGGACAGCGTGCTGATGGGCCTGGCCCAGGCGATGGCGCTGATCCCCGGCGTCTCCCGCTCCGGCGGCACCCTGACCGCGGGCCTGTTCCTGGGCCTCAACCGTGAGTCCGCCGCGCGCTATTCGTTCCTGCTCGCCATCCCCGCGGTCTTCGGCGCGGGCATCTTCTCCATCCCCGACGTCCTCGACCGCAGCGGACCCGGCCTCCAGGCCACCATCCCACAGACGATCGTGGCCACCGCCGTGTCCTTCGTCGTCGGCTACGCGTGCGTGGCCTGGCTGCTGAAGTACGTCTCCAAGCACAGCTACATGGTCTTCGTCTGGTACCGCATCGCCATCGGCGCCGTCCTCTGCGGCCTGCTCGCGACGGGCGTCGTCGACCCCATCTAGGCTCGGGTCGTGGCCACAGTCGTTCTGCTCCGACACGCCCGCTCCACCGCCAACGGCTCCGGCGTCCTCGCCGGCCGCGCCGAGGGGGTGCACCTCGACGACACCGGCCGCACCCAGGCCGACGGCCTCGTCGCGCGCCTGGCCGACGTGCCACTGGCCGCGATCGTGTCCTCCCCGCTGACCCGCTGCGCCGAGACCGTCGCCCCGCTGGCCGCCGCGCGCGGGCTGGTCCCGGTCACCGAGGACGCGGTCGCCGAGGTCGACTACGGGACCTGGACCAACCGCGCGATCAAGGACCTGGTCGGCGAGCCGCTGTGGAAGGTCGTGCAGCAGCACCCGTCGGCCGCGGTGTTCCCCGGCGGCGAAGGGCTCGCCGCCGTGCAGGCCAGGGCGGTCGCCGCGGTCCGCGCGCACGACGCCAAGATCACCGCCGAGCACGGCGACCACGCGGTCTGGCTGCTGTGCAGCC from Alloactinosynnema sp. L-07 includes:
- a CDS encoding MSMEG_4193 family putative phosphomutase, encoding MATVVLLRHARSTANGSGVLAGRAEGVHLDDTGRTQADGLVARLADVPLAAIVSSPLTRCAETVAPLAAARGLVPVTEDAVAEVDYGTWTNRAIKDLVGEPLWKVVQQHPSAAVFPGGEGLAAVQARAVAAVRAHDAKITAEHGDHAVWLLCSHGDVIKAILADALAQHLDSFQRIMVDPSSVSVVRYTETRPFVLRMNDCGSALSGVVPPEPNARPEVEVAAEDAVVGGSTGR
- a CDS encoding undecaprenyl-diphosphate phosphatase, with the protein product MTWFQALVLGIVQGLTEFLPISSSAHIRIVSELWFGGDAGASFTAVIQLGTEAAVIIYFAKDIWRLLTAWFRGLFQPDTRHDPDYKLAWYVIIGSIPISVLGVIFKDEIRSGLRNLWITAIVLMVFAVFLAVADETAKLERNTLTMKDSVLMGLAQAMALIPGVSRSGGTLTAGLFLGLNRESAARYSFLLAIPAVFGAGIFSIPDVLDRSGPGLQATIPQTIVATAVSFVVGYACVAWLLKYVSKHSYMVFVWYRIAIGAVLCGLLATGVVDPI